Proteins encoded within one genomic window of Nitrospirota bacterium:
- a CDS encoding mechanosensitive ion channel family protein, whose translation MNLKRILIPAIIALISASVLFVIRGIAFRLLHKWAKGTETKIDDIVIKSLKIPSIYWCIAIGLYIGVAISELPERYVFYFSKAIHVIVILSITIATANLSGKIFKNYIQKSALPIPTTGLAYGILKGTILVIGFLIILSVLGISITPLITALGVGGLAVALALQDTLANLFAGIHILVEKSIRVGDFVRLETGQEGYVEDITWRTTRIRMLPNNMVVIPNNKLAQSIVTNYYLPEKKLSLSIPISVSYSSDPDDVERIVIDEVKKAIGEVPGLLREPEPALKFIPGFGESSLNFTLACQVNEFVDQFPVQHELRKRIFRRFKEEGIEIPFPHRTVYLREEKDWKKD comes from the coding sequence ATTAATTTAAAAAGGATATTAATTCCAGCCATCATCGCCCTGATATCTGCATCTGTGCTATTTGTTATCAGGGGTATTGCTTTCAGACTCCTTCACAAATGGGCAAAGGGGACTGAAACAAAGATTGATGATATAGTAATTAAGTCATTAAAAATACCTTCTATTTATTGGTGCATTGCCATTGGACTTTACATCGGTGTTGCCATCTCTGAACTTCCAGAAAGATATGTCTTCTATTTCAGTAAGGCTATTCATGTAATTGTGATACTTTCCATCACGATTGCCACAGCAAACTTATCAGGGAAGATATTCAAAAATTACATACAGAAATCCGCATTGCCAATCCCTACGACCGGCCTCGCTTACGGAATATTGAAGGGGACAATTCTCGTCATAGGTTTTTTAATAATACTCAGTGTCCTCGGAATCTCCATAACTCCCCTGATAACAGCCCTCGGCGTTGGAGGTCTTGCAGTTGCCCTTGCCCTTCAGGACACTCTGGCAAATCTATTTGCAGGGATTCATATACTCGTTGAGAAATCCATCAGGGTTGGAGACTTTGTAAGGCTTGAGACAGGACAGGAGGGATATGTCGAGGACATTACATGGAGAACTACAAGAATAAGGATGTTGCCAAACAATATGGTTGTGATTCCAAATAACAAGCTGGCACAGAGTATTGTTACAAACTATTATCTGCCAGAGAAAAAATTGTCCTTATCGATTCCTATAAGTGTAAGTTATTCTTCAGACCCTGATGATGTGGAAAGAATTGTTATTGATGAAGTAAAGAAAGCAATTGGCGAGGTGCCGGGTTTGCTCAGAGAGCCAGAACCTGCTTTAAAGTTTATTCCTGGCTTTGGTGAAAGTTCTCTTAATTTTACACTGGCTTGTCAGGTAAACGAATTTGTGGATCAGTTTCCCGTCCAGCATGAATTGAGGAAAAGGATCTTCAGGAGATTCAAAGAGGAAGGCATCGAGATACCGTTCCCTCACAGGACTGTTTATCTGAGGGAGGAAAAGGATTGGAAGAAAGACTGA